A single region of the Candidatus Dormiibacterota bacterium genome encodes:
- a CDS encoding PKD domain-containing protein — translation MKSRTLVLLAAISWILPICAWLLAATPPSGTLTDASGPVNYTSGPFTGVNPTPVLFVDSGPECLNPVQPCDDFALTVTLPSGYAAAHPNAAIKVTMSWIDAGSGKSDYDLYIYKGTVINTDGSQTADYQSASSANPEVATISPVADGTRTFTVKVVPYTPTGESVSVKIELLSGSGGGGSGFGGPDPTAPGVPRYRNFYAPEGTSAENGSQGEFNIGFNPHSGRILTMNLGPIWRLTPAELLTPALPECCEALWEDRSTLTTNLGLDPILFTDQKSGRTFASNSTAGANAVYAYSDNDGDLWIEVGAGPPDGGADHETIGTGPFPASLSVLGTPLNQGENTLYCSQDVVGPAMCQRSLDLGMTWGPGVPAYTGSGPQGCGGLHGHVHVAPNGTAWLPVRQCNGRQGGVTSTDAGTTWTEFVVGGSLSQPQGADPSVAIDSDSTAYYCYVNNEPVPAGNPPEGHVHVKVSHDGGLTWINDFDIGASHGIKNAVHTEAIGGSPGRAACGFIGSNVAGDYQANSFPGIWYAFIATTYDGGRTWVTVNATPNDPVQSTTGVWQQGGSHQDRNLLDFNEITVDDKGRVLYGYSDGCVSPGCVAGTAENDFTAFMRVARQSGGKGLFAANDTVEPVAPKPPCLSGTRDAAGSHLSWKAPDNGGSDIVDYQIFRGTSPGSEVFLGQTGNVKTTFDDATADPSVAHYYYVVKAQNAVGAGGSSDEVNLTVAIPPPPENVCALPGLTRLTDPSGDTSAVVGITTTPAPPGSDLLSFQISQPYSTDGVVRLAFTINTDAGESPQPAGSAWYVAMKIPDPAPATTFHYRGVHMAWPGPTPVFQSYTPGPNSGGGIDGRFVTPGTARPAEASSSYASPFSRVVIVVKASDLGLNPGDTISGFVSGVSQSSDPANIGAGATALYDQMPDSLAFTGTYTVRTNQACSPEGPPVAVLQATPNTGCAPLSVTFDGSQSYDPDGDAIVSYRFDFGDGSAPVTQSSPTTTHAYGTAGDYSATLQVTCSRDAVGSKTAQALVSVAAPPAAPVITAPSTARPNQSGLIASVASHSGSRYNWSISNGTITAGQGTSRIRFTAGTKGSVTLSVTEISAAGCVSPAGTATVTIGRK, via the coding sequence ATGAAGAGCCGAACCTTGGTGCTGCTCGCGGCCATTTCCTGGATTCTCCCGATCTGCGCATGGCTTTTGGCCGCCACGCCGCCGTCGGGGACCCTTACGGACGCGTCCGGTCCCGTCAATTACACGTCCGGTCCATTCACCGGCGTCAATCCGACCCCGGTGCTCTTTGTGGACAGCGGCCCCGAATGCCTCAATCCCGTCCAGCCTTGCGATGATTTCGCCCTGACGGTGACGCTGCCGTCGGGTTATGCCGCCGCGCATCCGAACGCCGCGATCAAGGTGACGATGAGCTGGATCGATGCCGGCAGCGGCAAGTCGGACTACGACCTCTACATCTATAAGGGGACCGTCATCAACACGGACGGCAGCCAGACGGCCGATTACCAGTCGGCCAGCAGCGCGAATCCCGAGGTCGCGACCATCAGCCCGGTCGCCGATGGCACGAGGACATTCACCGTGAAGGTCGTGCCGTACACGCCGACCGGCGAGAGCGTCAGCGTGAAGATTGAGTTGCTCTCGGGATCGGGGGGCGGTGGCAGCGGCTTCGGCGGCCCGGATCCGACGGCGCCGGGCGTGCCGCGCTACCGGAATTTCTACGCGCCGGAGGGGACCTCGGCCGAGAACGGCTCGCAAGGGGAGTTCAACATCGGGTTCAACCCGCACAGCGGGCGCATCCTGACGATGAATCTCGGGCCGATCTGGCGCCTCACGCCGGCGGAGCTGTTGACCCCGGCCCTGCCGGAATGCTGCGAGGCTCTCTGGGAGGACCGATCGACTCTCACCACCAACCTGGGGCTCGACCCGATCCTGTTCACGGATCAGAAGAGCGGACGCACCTTCGCCTCGAACTCGACTGCTGGAGCCAACGCGGTCTACGCCTATAGCGACAACGATGGGGATTTGTGGATCGAGGTCGGCGCTGGCCCGCCCGACGGCGGCGCCGATCACGAGACGATCGGGACCGGACCGTTCCCCGCGTCCCTGTCCGTTCTGGGCACACCGCTGAACCAGGGCGAGAACACGCTGTACTGCTCGCAGGACGTCGTCGGCCCGGCGATGTGCCAGCGCAGCCTCGACCTCGGCATGACCTGGGGCCCCGGCGTGCCGGCCTATACGGGGAGCGGTCCCCAGGGCTGCGGCGGTCTGCACGGCCACGTGCACGTTGCGCCGAACGGCACGGCCTGGCTGCCGGTCAGGCAGTGCAACGGCAGACAGGGAGGGGTGACGAGCACCGATGCGGGCACGACCTGGACCGAATTCGTGGTCGGCGGGAGCCTGTCCCAGCCCCAGGGGGCCGATCCCTCCGTGGCGATCGACAGCGACAGCACCGCTTATTACTGCTACGTCAACAACGAGCCGGTGCCGGCCGGCAATCCGCCCGAAGGGCATGTCCACGTCAAGGTCAGCCATGACGGCGGCCTGACCTGGATCAATGACTTCGACATCGGCGCGTCGCACGGGATCAAGAACGCCGTGCACACCGAGGCGATCGGCGGCAGCCCGGGCCGTGCCGCCTGCGGCTTCATCGGCTCGAATGTGGCCGGCGACTACCAGGCGAACAGTTTCCCGGGGATCTGGTACGCGTTCATCGCCACGACCTATGACGGCGGCAGGACCTGGGTCACGGTCAACGCCACGCCCAACGATCCGGTCCAGAGCACGACCGGGGTGTGGCAGCAGGGTGGCAGCCACCAGGACCGTAACCTGCTGGACTTCAATGAAATCACCGTGGACGACAAGGGCCGCGTCCTGTACGGCTACAGCGACGGTTGCGTGAGCCCGGGATGCGTCGCCGGCACGGCGGAGAACGATTTCACCGCCTTCATGCGCGTGGCGCGGCAGTCGGGCGGCAAGGGGCTGTTCGCCGCCAACGACACGGTCGAGCCGGTGGCTCCAAAGCCCCCGTGTCTGTCCGGAACACGCGATGCGGCCGGCTCGCATCTGAGCTGGAAGGCGCCGGACAACGGCGGCTCCGACATCGTCGACTACCAGATCTTCCGCGGGACCTCGCCCGGGAGCGAGGTCTTCCTTGGACAGACCGGCAACGTCAAGACCACCTTCGACGATGCGACGGCCGATCCCTCGGTCGCACACTACTACTACGTGGTCAAGGCGCAGAACGCGGTCGGCGCCGGCGGCTCGAGTGACGAGGTCAACCTGACCGTGGCGATCCCGCCACCGCCGGAGAACGTCTGCGCCCTGCCGGGCCTCACCAGGCTCACCGACCCCTCGGGGGACACCAGCGCCGTGGTGGGGATCACGACGACGCCGGCCCCGCCCGGGTCGGACCTGCTGTCGTTCCAGATCTCGCAGCCCTATTCCACGGACGGAGTCGTCAGGCTGGCCTTCACCATCAACACCGACGCGGGAGAATCGCCGCAGCCTGCGGGCTCGGCCTGGTACGTCGCGATGAAGATACCCGACCCCGCCCCGGCCACGACCTTTCATTACAGGGGCGTGCACATGGCCTGGCCAGGGCCGACGCCGGTCTTCCAGTCCTACACCCCGGGCCCGAACTCCGGCGGTGGAATCGACGGTCGCTTCGTGACCCCCGGAACAGCCAGACCTGCCGAGGCGAGCAGCAGCTATGCTTCGCCCTTCAGCAGGGTCGTCATCGTCGTCAAGGCGAGCGATCTGGGCCTGAACCCCGGGGACACGATCAGCGGCTTCGTCTCGGGAGTGTCGCAGAGCAGCGACCCCGCGAACATCGGCGCCGGCGCGACGGCGCTCTACGATCAGATGCCCGACAGCCTGGCGTTCACCGGCACGTACACAGTGCGGACCAATCAGGCCTGCAGCCCGGAAGGCCCGCCGGTGGCGGTGCTCCAGGCGACTCCGAACACCGGCTGCGCGCCGCTGTCGGTCACCTTCGATGGATCGCAATCGTACGATCCGGACGGCGACGCGATCGTCTCCTACCGGTTCGACTTCGGCGACGGAAGCGCGCCCGTGACGCAGTCTTCGCCGACCACGACCCACGCCTACGGGACCGCCGGCGATTACTCGGCGACGCTTCAAGTCACCTGCTCGCGCGACGCCGTGGGCAGCAAGACGGCGCAGGCGCTGGTCTCGGTCGCGGCCCCTCCCGCAGCGCCGGTCATCACGGCCCCCTCGACAGCAAGACCCAATCAGTCGGGGCTGATCGCCTCGGTGGCGAGCCATTCGGGCAGCCGCTACAACTGGAGCATCTCGAACGGCACGATCACCGCCGGCCAGGGCACCAGCCGGATCAGGTTCACGGCGGGCACCAAAGGAAGTGTCACGCTCTCGGTGACCGAGATCTCGGCCGCGGGCTGCGTCTCCCCCGCGGGCACGGCGACCGTGACCATAGGCAGGAAGTAA
- a CDS encoding ATP-binding protein, protein METIGRLASGLAHDFNNLLTAILGQCELLLRRLPVEEPSRTGIEEIRIAGERAAGLTRQLLAYSRRQVLKPQVLDLNSSVTKMIPMLRRLIGETIELNPALQPDLGHVEADPSQVEQIIMNLVVNARDSMPHGGRVVVETSNADLDETFAKKHVPTRPGSYVMLAVSDTGSGMDLATQARIFEPFFTTKQLGKGTGLGLATVYGIVKQSDGYIWVYSEPRMGSTFKIYLPRVDGEVSPEEAAETTPPLPSGSETVLLVEDDRTVRLLAGEMLRINGYNVLQARNGREALDLVRGHDHPIHLLLTDVVMPQMSGRQLAESVADIQPGIRVLYMSGYTDGVIAHHGVLDDGVAYLQKPFTADFLARKVREVLDARAARRSAGTAKDG, encoded by the coding sequence ATGGAGACGATCGGCAGGCTCGCGAGCGGCCTGGCGCACGACTTCAACAACCTGCTCACTGCGATTCTCGGTCAATGCGAACTCCTGCTCAGGCGTCTTCCCGTGGAGGAGCCCTCCAGGACCGGCATCGAGGAAATCCGCATCGCCGGCGAGCGGGCGGCGGGCCTCACCCGGCAGCTCCTCGCCTATAGCCGCAGGCAGGTCCTGAAGCCCCAGGTGCTCGACCTGAACTCGAGCGTCACCAAGATGATTCCCATGCTCCGACGCCTGATCGGCGAGACCATCGAGCTGAACCCGGCGCTCCAGCCGGACCTGGGACACGTCGAGGCGGACCCCAGCCAGGTCGAGCAGATCATCATGAACCTGGTCGTGAACGCGCGTGACTCAATGCCGCACGGCGGCCGGGTCGTCGTCGAGACGTCGAACGCCGATCTCGATGAGACCTTCGCGAAGAAGCACGTCCCCACCCGGCCGGGGAGCTACGTCATGCTCGCCGTGAGCGATACAGGCAGCGGCATGGATCTGGCGACCCAGGCGCGCATCTTCGAGCCGTTCTTCACGACCAAGCAGCTCGGCAAGGGGACGGGGCTCGGTCTGGCGACCGTCTACGGGATCGTCAAGCAGAGCGACGGCTACATCTGGGTCTACAGCGAACCCAGGATGGGTTCCACCTTCAAGATTTACCTGCCGCGCGTGGATGGGGAGGTCTCCCCGGAGGAGGCCGCTGAGACGACCCCGCCGCTTCCGAGCGGCTCAGAGACAGTGCTCCTCGTCGAAGACGATCGAACCGTGCGGTTGCTGGCCGGTGAAATGCTGCGGATCAACGGCTACAATGTTCTCCAGGCGCGCAACGGCCGCGAGGCGCTCGATCTCGTCCGCGGCCACGATCATCCCATCCATCTCCTCCTCACCGACGTCGTCATGCCGCAGATGAGCGGCCGCCAGCTGGCCGAGAGCGTCGCCGACATCCAACCCGGGATCCGCGTGCTCTACATGTCCGGGTACACGGATGGCGTGATCGCCCATCACGGCGTGCTCGACGATGGTGTGGCCTACCTTCAGAAACCGTTCACCGCGGACTTTCTGGCCCGCAAGGTGCGCGAGGTGCTCGACGCCCGGGCGGCCCGCAGGTCCGCCGGCACCGCGAAGGACGGGTGA